In Panacibacter ginsenosidivorans, the following proteins share a genomic window:
- a CDS encoding O-antigen ligase family protein produces the protein MAMNLKLKDAWYWIANFAILGTCSLSMYLDDPLPLLAVAVPLIMLDRAYVVPVLLFIACIEGSFASEDSSSKAETYAIAFIMPFFLYDYIKHNKTKIPYALSLLYIVFGFFIIWGMIIWSTHPEIKKYITSLLFTRVGVFIYIKMFMKVVKLVFFFLYLKVLINNDKDLLYRALNLMKDMAPYLIGCVLLDMLLFGVETEKFDTLHFGEAHHGDFSANMNALGAFLYIGIFESKTSMFKRFVHVCGLGMLLFVIMNLASRNGLLSFIILGGLGGMLALWNMRWGAKVIIVTITIALAGICAYLFKDSPTVERFIYQTEEEDGGDRWLYWRGGLMALQKDPVFGLGGDETSALFAVGTYSPEVEDHVMHNTFLEFAVEYGIVGEIFFLIFVGTILYHSYKNYMFAAKYNEIILGVPSISYFISIFAGLFVSRVWESTLWYNMTIVFAIYIIFRKPVEDALKKRRRYILHGLGDPMLDPSLALHPAK, from the coding sequence ATGGCAATGAATTTAAAGTTAAAAGATGCGTGGTATTGGATTGCCAATTTTGCGATCCTTGGTACATGTTCCTTGTCTATGTACCTGGATGATCCATTGCCTTTATTGGCTGTCGCAGTCCCTTTGATTATGTTGGACCGCGCCTATGTAGTACCGGTATTGCTTTTTATCGCCTGTATAGAAGGCTCTTTTGCTTCTGAAGATTCCTCATCAAAAGCAGAGACTTACGCCATTGCGTTTATCATGCCATTCTTTCTATATGATTATATCAAACATAATAAAACAAAAATACCTTACGCACTTTCGTTGTTATATATAGTATTTGGTTTTTTCATCATCTGGGGTATGATCATCTGGTCAACACATCCTGAAATAAAGAAATATATTACATCACTATTGTTTACCAGAGTGGGCGTTTTCATTTACATTAAAATGTTTATGAAGGTGGTCAAGCTGGTCTTCTTCTTTTTATATCTTAAGGTGCTTATTAATAATGATAAAGATCTTCTTTACCGCGCCTTAAACCTTATGAAAGATATGGCGCCCTATCTTATAGGATGTGTGCTTTTAGATATGCTGCTGTTTGGCGTTGAAACGGAGAAGTTTGATACACTGCATTTCGGAGAAGCACACCATGGTGATTTTTCTGCAAATATGAATGCGCTCGGTGCGTTCCTTTATATCGGTATATTCGAATCCAAAACAAGTATGTTCAAGCGGTTTGTGCATGTATGTGGTTTGGGGATGTTGCTATTTGTGATCATGAATCTTGCCTCCCGTAATGGGTTGCTAAGCTTCATTATACTTGGTGGGCTTGGTGGCATGCTTGCCTTATGGAATATGCGATGGGGGGCAAAAGTTATTATAGTAACAATAACCATTGCTTTAGCAGGAATTTGTGCCTACTTGTTTAAAGATTCTCCAACAGTTGAGCGGTTTATTTACCAGACGGAAGAAGAGGACGGTGGAGACCGTTGGCTATATTGGAGAGGTGGTCTTATGGCCCTACAAAAAGATCCGGTGTTTGGGTTAGGTGGAGATGAAACTTCTGCGTTATTTGCTGTTGGTACTTATTCTCCGGAGGTAGAAGACCATGTAATGCATAATACGTTTCTTGAGTTTGCAGTAGAATATGGCATAGTTGGTGAAATTTTCTTCCTCATTTTTGTGGGCACTATTTTATACCATTCTTACAAGAACTATATGTTTGCAGCCAAATACAATGAGATCATTCTTGGTGTTCCGAGTATATCTTACTTCATATCAATTTTTGCAGGTTTATTTGTAAGCCGGGTCTGGGAGTCAACCCTCTGGTATAACATGACCATCGTTTTTGCTATCTATATCATTTTCCGAAAACCAGTTGAAGACGCATTGAAAAAAAGAAGGAGATATATATTGCATGGGCTTGGGGATCCTATGCTTGATCCTTCACTGGCACTGCATCCCGCTAAATAA
- a CDS encoding sulfotransferase: MSNFLSKNEYLLQKPIIIFGTGRSGTTVISDIILHHEELAWHNNWQELLPKSATINYLRRLFDNGLWHITGMNTQNNKSLINQVLFRPIERYDFWEVVTGPRIDFSRGFLLNERATDEEKQQMRLHFAKMVKYQNRKRLAFKLTGPARMEYLLSVFPDAQFVQITREPVATIRSWLEIHWSSQMTEQLWWNGAYTEEEKEKSKEYAKDPALFVAFQYKKLMETTAYEINKLKPDVYTTRYEDFVKDAKGFIANMMHHLGLPHSKQVDKFMEKISVQNRNNRAAKSAKTEISEETKKKILEIVGNI, encoded by the coding sequence ATGAGTAATTTCCTATCGAAAAACGAATATTTACTTCAAAAACCAATTATAATCTTTGGTACCGGCCGTTCCGGTACCACTGTTATTTCTGATATTATTCTTCATCATGAAGAACTTGCCTGGCATAATAACTGGCAGGAGCTTCTTCCAAAATCAGCAACCATAAATTATTTGCGTCGTTTATTTGATAATGGCTTATGGCATATAACAGGCATGAACACACAGAACAATAAATCATTGATCAACCAGGTTTTATTCAGACCAATTGAACGTTATGATTTTTGGGAAGTTGTTACCGGACCACGTATAGATTTTTCAAGAGGTTTTTTGCTGAATGAAAGAGCTACTGACGAAGAGAAACAACAAATGCGCTTGCACTTTGCTAAAATGGTAAAGTATCAAAACCGAAAAAGACTTGCATTTAAACTTACCGGTCCTGCACGCATGGAATATTTGCTCAGCGTTTTTCCCGATGCACAGTTTGTACAAATAACAAGAGAGCCTGTTGCTACGATCCGTTCCTGGCTTGAGATTCACTGGAGCAGTCAGATGACAGAGCAATTGTGGTGGAATGGAGCTTATACGGAAGAAGAAAAAGAAAAATCAAAAGAATACGCAAAAGATCCCGCATTGTTTGTCGCGTTTCAGTATAAAAAATTGATGGAAACGACAGCTTACGAGATCAATAAACTGAAGCCAGATGTTTATACAACGCGTTATGAAGATTTTGTAAAAGATGCAAAAGGATTTATTGCAAACATGATGCATCATCTGGGATTGCCTCATTCAAAACAGGTTGATAAATTCATGGAAAAAATTTCTGTACAGAACAGGAATAATCGTGCGGCAAAATCTGCAAAGACCGAAATAAGTGAAGAAACAAAAAAGAAGATTCTTGAAATAGTAGGAAATATATAA